A single Oryzias melastigma strain HK-1 linkage group LG24, ASM292280v2, whole genome shotgun sequence DNA region contains:
- the LOC112157991 gene encoding uncharacterized protein LOC112157991 isoform X2, translating into MEEAEALMEEQVDQGMEEAAHSFLERPSPKESFNSDSLLAPDADFMTDDRSSAASGLDVADRLTYLEQRMQMQEDEIQLLKMALADVLKRLSISEEQQAAGRRAAGLRARPVSLALPPRPPMVTSPLKKCPTMPSCSTPRSFSPTPSRSGVKSPPGSVKDSPCKSTARPAAKKTPDAKSKEPASVGTRRVTHCKGRRCPSAPSNELSCRIQPLYFSIFHFSRLTMTCVSPFDLSTPRLCLHSWSPSLAFLAPPPLRPSPLHLVTMQIYLSPLARKTGSSEAAASAAAARADRGPAATPVKTPRPNESRKATPSFTLNLQKSSQSSTQDISSYKSPTKSPSQYFQICY; encoded by the exons ATGGAGGAGGCCGAGGCCCTCATGGAGGAGCAGGTGGACCAGGGGATGGAGGAGGCGGCCCACAGCTTCCTGGAGAGACCCTCGCCCAAGGAGAGCTTCAACAGCGACTCGCTGCTGGCGCCGGACGCCGACTTCATGACGG aCGACCGCAGCTCCGCCGCCAGCGGCCTGGACGTGGCCGACCGCCTCACCTACCTGGAGCAGAGGATGCAGATGCAGGAGGACGAGATCCAGCTGCTGAAGATGGCTCTGGCCGACGTGCTGAAGAGGCTGAGCATCTCTGAGGAGCAGCAGGCTGCAGGCCGGAGGGCGGCGGGGCTCCGAG CCAGACCCGTGTCCTTAGCCCTGCCCCCCCGGCCGCCCATGGTGACCTCCCCCCTGAAGAAGTGCCCCACCATGCCCTCCTGCTCCACCCCCAGGAGCTTCAGCCCGACGCCGTCCCGAAG CGGCGTGAAGAGTCCACCAGGAAGCGTGAAGGACAGTCCGTGTAAGTCGACAGCTCGGCCCGCCGCGAAGAAAACTCCAGACGC GAAGTCGAAGGAGCCGGCGAGCGTTG GAACGAGGCGTGTGACTCACTGCAAAGGTAGGCGTTGTCCCTCAGCACCTTCCAATGAGCTGTCGTGTAGAATTCAgcctctttatttttctattttccatttttcacgTCTCACCATGACTTGTGTGTCGCCCTTTGACCTCTCCACCCCCCGTTTGTGTCTCCATTCATGGTCTCCATCCCTCGCCTTcctggctccgcctcctctccGCCCCTCACCGCTTCACTTAGTGACTATGCAGATCTATCTGAGCCCCCTCGCAAGAAAGACTGGGTCTTCTGAGGCCGCCGCCTCCGCTGCCGCGGCGCGGGCCGACCGGGGGCCCGCAGCCACGCCCGTTAAGACGCCGCGGCCGAACGAAAGCAGGAAGGCGACCCCGAGCTTCACCCTGAACCTCCAGAAAAGCAGCCAGAGCTCCACGCAGGACATCAGCAGCTACAAAAGCCCCACCAAGTCCCCCAGCCAGTACTTCCAGATCTGCTACTGA
- the LOC112157991 gene encoding uncharacterized protein LOC112157991 isoform X1 — MEGEPGYLSGVRGGVCSREEKKKKRRKTEDRNSGVSSASSGFHGNGLRRGLLFRETTGDVWRAHPLTQTLSLPPLPPDDRSSAASGLDVADRLTYLEQRMQMQEDEIQLLKMALADVLKRLSISEEQQAAGRRAAGLRARPVSLALPPRPPMVTSPLKKCPTMPSCSTPRSFSPTPSRSGVKSPPGSVKDSPCKSTARPAAKKTPDAKSKEPASVGTRRVTHCKGRRCPSAPSNELSCRIQPLYFSIFHFSRLTMTCVSPFDLSTPRLCLHSWSPSLAFLAPPPLRPSPLHLVTMQIYLSPLARKTGSSEAAASAAAARADRGPAATPVKTPRPNESRKATPSFTLNLQKSSQSSTQDISSYKSPTKSPSQYFQICY, encoded by the exons atggaggggGAGCCGGGGTATCTGAGCGGAGTCCGGGGGGGGGTGTGCTCCcgagaggagaagaagaagaagaggaggaagacggAGGACAGGAACTCCGGGGTCTCCTCAGCATCCAGCGGTTTCCATGGTAACGGCCTCCGCCGGGGCCTTTTGTTCAGGGAGACGACGGGAGACGTTTGGAGGGCTCACCCTCTGACCCAAACGCTTTCTctcccccccctccctccagaCGACCGCAGCTCCGCCGCCAGCGGCCTGGACGTGGCCGACCGCCTCACCTACCTGGAGCAGAGGATGCAGATGCAGGAGGACGAGATCCAGCTGCTGAAGATGGCTCTGGCCGACGTGCTGAAGAGGCTGAGCATCTCTGAGGAGCAGCAGGCTGCAGGCCGGAGGGCGGCGGGGCTCCGAG CCAGACCCGTGTCCTTAGCCCTGCCCCCCCGGCCGCCCATGGTGACCTCCCCCCTGAAGAAGTGCCCCACCATGCCCTCCTGCTCCACCCCCAGGAGCTTCAGCCCGACGCCGTCCCGAAG CGGCGTGAAGAGTCCACCAGGAAGCGTGAAGGACAGTCCGTGTAAGTCGACAGCTCGGCCCGCCGCGAAGAAAACTCCAGACGC GAAGTCGAAGGAGCCGGCGAGCGTTG GAACGAGGCGTGTGACTCACTGCAAAGGTAGGCGTTGTCCCTCAGCACCTTCCAATGAGCTGTCGTGTAGAATTCAgcctctttatttttctattttccatttttcacgTCTCACCATGACTTGTGTGTCGCCCTTTGACCTCTCCACCCCCCGTTTGTGTCTCCATTCATGGTCTCCATCCCTCGCCTTcctggctccgcctcctctccGCCCCTCACCGCTTCACTTAGTGACTATGCAGATCTATCTGAGCCCCCTCGCAAGAAAGACTGGGTCTTCTGAGGCCGCCGCCTCCGCTGCCGCGGCGCGGGCCGACCGGGGGCCCGCAGCCACGCCCGTTAAGACGCCGCGGCCGAACGAAAGCAGGAAGGCGACCCCGAGCTTCACCCTGAACCTCCAGAAAAGCAGCCAGAGCTCCACGCAGGACATCAGCAGCTACAAAAGCCCCACCAAGTCCCCCAGCCAGTACTTCCAGATCTGCTACTGA
- the LOC112158180 gene encoding bromo adjacent homology domain-containing 1 protein, which translates to MPPVTSRRCSFGAGCSGCRRSIKTESYPPSEDGLSPSLLISSCPLTGGPTSSQAKAHLLTPLSGRSRPPPRLRLSKAFPQSAEASNGSLSVGRTRVPAKQAAPGLVCANKQKKVGRRRTTNGWRAVGAPTEREVFIAGEDETSLRRCYDGVERDGEVIRVRDTVLLRSGPRKKSLPYVAKISALWEDPKTGELMMSLFWYYRPEHTQGGRDPRAHCENEIFASRHQDENSVACIEDRCYVLPLAQYCRFCALVKRRAEGVPRGGACPVPSRPDFAPPSHRCVPTDVDPELVYLCRHVYDFRYGRILKNLQ; encoded by the exons ATGCCTCCCGTCACCAGCAGGAGGTGCTCGTTTGGAGCAGGATGCTCTGGATGTAGGCGGAGCATCAAGACAG AGAGTTACCCCCCCTCCGAGGACGGTCTAAGCCCCTCCCTCCTCATCTCCAGTTGCCCCCTGACCGGCGGCCCCACCTCCTCTCAGGCTAAAGCCCACCTGCTGACCCCCCTGTCTGGACGAAGCCGGCCCCCTCCCCGGTTAAGGCTGTCCAAAGCCTTCCCCCAGAGCGCCGAGGCCTCCAACGGCTCCCTGTCCGTGGGTCGCACTCGCGTTCCGGCGAAGCAGGCGGCGCCGGGTCTCGTCTGCGCCAACAAACAGAAGAAGGTCGGCCGCCGGCGCACCACCAACGGGTGGAGGGCCGTCGGCGCCCCCACCGAGAGGGAGGTCTTTATAGCG GGCGAGGACGAGACGTCCCTGCGGCGCTGTTACGACGGCGTGGAGCGGGACGGGGAGGTCATCCGAGTCCGGGACACGGTGCTGCTGCGGTCCGGGCCCAGGAAGAAGTCCCTCCCGTACGTGGCCAAAATATCGGCTCTGTGGGAGGACCCGAAGACAG GAGAGCTGATGATGAGCCTCTTCTGGTACTACAGACCCGAGCACACTCAGGGAGGCCGAGATCCCCGCGCTCACTGTGAG AACGAGATCTTCGCCTCTCGGCATCAGGACGAGAACAGCGTGGCCTGCATAGAAGACCGATGCTACGTCCTCCCCCTGGCCCAGTACTGCCG ATTTTGTGCCTTGGTGAAGCGGCGTGCTGAGGGCGTCCCTCGTGGCGGCGCCTGCCCGGTGCCGTCCCGTCCCGACTTTGCTCCGCCTTCCCACCGCTGTGTGCCCACAGACGTCGACCCGGAGCTGGTGTACCTCTGCCGCCACGTCTACGACTTCCGCTACGGACGCATCCTGAAGAACCTGCAGTAG
- the LOC112157991 gene encoding echinoderm microtubule-associated protein-like 1 isoform X5 produces the protein MEGEPGYLSGVRGGVCSREEKKKKRRKTEDRNSGVSSASSGFHGNGLRRGLLFRETTGDVWRAHPLTQTLSLPPLPPDDRSSAASGLDVADRLTYLEQRMQMQEDEIQLLKMALADVLKRLSISEEQQAAGRRAAGLRARPVSLALPPRPPMVTSPLKKCPTMPSCSTPRSFSPTPSRSGVKSPPGSVKDSPCKSTARPAAKKTPDAKSKEPASVGTRRVTHCKDLSEPPRKKDWVF, from the exons atggaggggGAGCCGGGGTATCTGAGCGGAGTCCGGGGGGGGGTGTGCTCCcgagaggagaagaagaagaagaggaggaagacggAGGACAGGAACTCCGGGGTCTCCTCAGCATCCAGCGGTTTCCATGGTAACGGCCTCCGCCGGGGCCTTTTGTTCAGGGAGACGACGGGAGACGTTTGGAGGGCTCACCCTCTGACCCAAACGCTTTCTctcccccccctccctccagaCGACCGCAGCTCCGCCGCCAGCGGCCTGGACGTGGCCGACCGCCTCACCTACCTGGAGCAGAGGATGCAGATGCAGGAGGACGAGATCCAGCTGCTGAAGATGGCTCTGGCCGACGTGCTGAAGAGGCTGAGCATCTCTGAGGAGCAGCAGGCTGCAGGCCGGAGGGCGGCGGGGCTCCGAG CCAGACCCGTGTCCTTAGCCCTGCCCCCCCGGCCGCCCATGGTGACCTCCCCCCTGAAGAAGTGCCCCACCATGCCCTCCTGCTCCACCCCCAGGAGCTTCAGCCCGACGCCGTCCCGAAG CGGCGTGAAGAGTCCACCAGGAAGCGTGAAGGACAGTCCGTGTAAGTCGACAGCTCGGCCCGCCGCGAAGAAAACTCCAGACGC GAAGTCGAAGGAGCCGGCGAGCGTTG GAACGAGGCGTGTGACTCACTGCAAAG ATCTATCTGAGCCCCCTCGCAAGAAAGACTGGGTCTTCTGA
- the LOC112157991 gene encoding echinoderm microtubule-associated protein-like 1 isoform X4, with product MEEAEALMEEQVDQGMEEAAHSFLERPSPKESFNSDSLLAPDADFMTDDRSSAASGLDVADRLTYLEQRMQMQEDEIQLLKMALADVLKRLSISEEQQAAGRRAAGLRARPVSLALPPRPPMVTSPLKKCPTMPSCSTPRSFSPTPSRSGVKSPPGSVKDSPCKSTARPAAKKTPDAKSKEPASVGTRRVTHCKVTMQIYLSPLARKTGSSEAAASAAAARADRGPAATPVKTPRPNESRKATPSFTLNLQKSSQSSTQDISSYKSPTKSPSQYFQICY from the exons ATGGAGGAGGCCGAGGCCCTCATGGAGGAGCAGGTGGACCAGGGGATGGAGGAGGCGGCCCACAGCTTCCTGGAGAGACCCTCGCCCAAGGAGAGCTTCAACAGCGACTCGCTGCTGGCGCCGGACGCCGACTTCATGACGG aCGACCGCAGCTCCGCCGCCAGCGGCCTGGACGTGGCCGACCGCCTCACCTACCTGGAGCAGAGGATGCAGATGCAGGAGGACGAGATCCAGCTGCTGAAGATGGCTCTGGCCGACGTGCTGAAGAGGCTGAGCATCTCTGAGGAGCAGCAGGCTGCAGGCCGGAGGGCGGCGGGGCTCCGAG CCAGACCCGTGTCCTTAGCCCTGCCCCCCCGGCCGCCCATGGTGACCTCCCCCCTGAAGAAGTGCCCCACCATGCCCTCCTGCTCCACCCCCAGGAGCTTCAGCCCGACGCCGTCCCGAAG CGGCGTGAAGAGTCCACCAGGAAGCGTGAAGGACAGTCCGTGTAAGTCGACAGCTCGGCCCGCCGCGAAGAAAACTCCAGACGC GAAGTCGAAGGAGCCGGCGAGCGTTG GAACGAGGCGTGTGACTCACTGCAAAG TGACTATGCAGATCTATCTGAGCCCCCTCGCAAGAAAGACTGGGTCTTCTGAGGCCGCCGCCTCCGCTGCCGCGGCGCGGGCCGACCGGGGGCCCGCAGCCACGCCCGTTAAGACGCCGCGGCCGAACGAAAGCAGGAAGGCGACCCCGAGCTTCACCCTGAACCTCCAGAAAAGCAGCCAGAGCTCCACGCAGGACATCAGCAGCTACAAAAGCCCCACCAAGTCCCCCAGCCAGTACTTCCAGATCTGCTACTGA
- the LOC112157991 gene encoding echinoderm microtubule-associated protein-like 4 isoform X3, translating into MEGEPGYLSGVRGGVCSREEKKKKRRKTEDRNSGVSSASSGFHGNGLRRGLLFRETTGDVWRAHPLTQTLSLPPLPPDDRSSAASGLDVADRLTYLEQRMQMQEDEIQLLKMALADVLKRLSISEEQQAAGRRAAGLRARPVSLALPPRPPMVTSPLKKCPTMPSCSTPRSFSPTPSRSGVKSPPGSVKDSPCKSTARPAAKKTPDAKSKEPASVGTRRVTHCKVTMQIYLSPLARKTGSSEAAASAAAARADRGPAATPVKTPRPNESRKATPSFTLNLQKSSQSSTQDISSYKSPTKSPSQYFQICY; encoded by the exons atggaggggGAGCCGGGGTATCTGAGCGGAGTCCGGGGGGGGGTGTGCTCCcgagaggagaagaagaagaagaggaggaagacggAGGACAGGAACTCCGGGGTCTCCTCAGCATCCAGCGGTTTCCATGGTAACGGCCTCCGCCGGGGCCTTTTGTTCAGGGAGACGACGGGAGACGTTTGGAGGGCTCACCCTCTGACCCAAACGCTTTCTctcccccccctccctccagaCGACCGCAGCTCCGCCGCCAGCGGCCTGGACGTGGCCGACCGCCTCACCTACCTGGAGCAGAGGATGCAGATGCAGGAGGACGAGATCCAGCTGCTGAAGATGGCTCTGGCCGACGTGCTGAAGAGGCTGAGCATCTCTGAGGAGCAGCAGGCTGCAGGCCGGAGGGCGGCGGGGCTCCGAG CCAGACCCGTGTCCTTAGCCCTGCCCCCCCGGCCGCCCATGGTGACCTCCCCCCTGAAGAAGTGCCCCACCATGCCCTCCTGCTCCACCCCCAGGAGCTTCAGCCCGACGCCGTCCCGAAG CGGCGTGAAGAGTCCACCAGGAAGCGTGAAGGACAGTCCGTGTAAGTCGACAGCTCGGCCCGCCGCGAAGAAAACTCCAGACGC GAAGTCGAAGGAGCCGGCGAGCGTTG GAACGAGGCGTGTGACTCACTGCAAAG TGACTATGCAGATCTATCTGAGCCCCCTCGCAAGAAAGACTGGGTCTTCTGAGGCCGCCGCCTCCGCTGCCGCGGCGCGGGCCGACCGGGGGCCCGCAGCCACGCCCGTTAAGACGCCGCGGCCGAACGAAAGCAGGAAGGCGACCCCGAGCTTCACCCTGAACCTCCAGAAAAGCAGCCAGAGCTCCACGCAGGACATCAGCAGCTACAAAAGCCCCACCAAGTCCCCCAGCCAGTACTTCCAGATCTGCTACTGA